One window from the genome of Balaenoptera musculus isolate JJ_BM4_2016_0621 chromosome 3, mBalMus1.pri.v3, whole genome shotgun sequence encodes:
- the FARSA gene encoding phenylalanine--tRNA ligase alpha subunit, with protein MADGPVAEVLLQRLEAADGGLDSAELAAELGVEHQTVVGAVKSLQALGEIIEAELRSTKRWELTAEGEEIAREGSHEARVFRSVPPEGLPQSELMRLPSGKVGFSKAMSNKWIRVDKSAADGPRVFRVVDSVEDEVQRRLQLVQGGRAEKLGEKERSELRKRKLLTEVTLKTYWVSKGSAFSTSISKQETELSPEMISSGSWRDRPFKPYNFSAHGVLPDSGHLHPLLKVRTQFRQIFLEMGFTEMPTDNYIESSFWNFDALFQPQQHPARDQHDTFFLRDPAQAQQLPMDYVHRVKRTHSQGGYGSQGYKYNWKLDEARKNLLRTHTTSASARALYRLAQKKPFTAAKYFSIDRVFRNETLDATHLAEFHQIEGVVADHGLTLGHLMGVLREFFTKLGITQLRFKPTYNPYTEPSMEVFSYHQGLKKWVEVGNSGIFRPEMLLPMGLPENVSVIAWGLSLERPTMIKYGINNIRELVGHKVNLQMVYDSPLCRLDAERGPPSTQEAA; from the exons ATAATCGAGGCTGAGCTGCGCTCCACCAAGCGCTGGGAGCTTACCGCTGAGGGCGAGGAGATTGCCCGGGAGGGCAGCCATGAGGCCCGGGTGTTTCGCAGCGTCCCCCCAGAGGGCCTGCCCCAGAGCGAGCTCATG CGACTGCCCAGTGGCAAGGTGGGCTTCAGCAAGGCCATGTCCAACAAGTGGATCCGAGTGGACAAGAGTGCTGCTGACGGGCCCCGGGTGTTCAGAGTG GTGGATAGCGTGGAAGATGAGGTGCAGCGGCGGCTCCAGCTGGTCCAGGGTGGACGGGCCGAGAagctgggagagaaggagaggagcgAGCTCAGGAAGAGGAAGCTGCTGACTGAAGT GACCCTGAAGACCTACTGGGTGAGCAAAGGCAGTGCCTTTAGCACCAGCATCTCCAAGCAGGAAACAGAGCTGAGCCCAGAGATGATCTCCAG TGGCTCCTGGCGGGACCGGCCCTTCAAGCCCTACAATTTCTCGGCCCATGGCGTCCTCCCTGACAGCGGCCACCTGCACCCCCTGCTCAAGGTCCGCACCCAGTTCCGGCAGATCTTCCTGGAGATGGG GTTCACCGAGATGCCGACCGACAATTACATTGAGAGCTCCTTCTGGAACTTTGACGCACTCTTCCAGCCCCAGCAGCACCCAGCACGGGACCAGCATGACACCTTCTTCCTGCGAG ATCCAGCCCAGGCCCAGCAGCTCCCAATGGACTACGTCCATCGCGTCAAGCGGACCCACTCTCAGGGCGGCTACGGCTCACAGGG GTACAAGTACAACTGGAAACTGGACGAGGCTCGGAAAAACCTACTGCGCACCCACACCACGTCGGCCAGCGCCCGCGCCCTCTACCGCCTGGCCCAGAAG AAGCCCTTCACAGCGGCCAAATACTTCTCCATTGACCGTGTGTTCCGGAATGAGACCCTGGATGCCACGCACCTGGCCGAGTTCCACCAGATCGAGGGCGTCGTGGCTGACCACGGCCTCACGCTAGGCCACCTCATGGGCGTCCTGCGGGAGTTCTTCACCAAGCTGG GTATCACCCAGCTGCGTTTCAAGCCGACCTACAACCCCTACACTGAGCCCAGCATGGAAGTGTTCAGCTACCACCAAG GCCTGAAGAAGTGGGTGGAGGTTGGAAACTCCGGGATCTTCCGCCCTGAGATGCTGCTGCCCATGGGGCTCCCCGAGAACGTGTCAGTCATTGCCTGGGGCCTCTCCCTTGAGCG CCCAACAATGATCAAATATGGCATCAACAATATCCGGGAGCTGGTGGGCCACAAGGTGAACCTGCAGATGGTGTACGACAGTCCCCTGTGCCGCCTAGACGCCGAACGGGGGCCCCCGTCGACACAGGAGGCTGCATGA
- the SYCE2 gene encoding synaptonemal complex central element protein 2 isoform X1 has protein sequence MERQGRWPCSQVDMPQVECKDQEPQLLGESQEQQQGEESREEEAGRGSARSQVSSPSMATSSANRQLMMLEGKSGPYFSSLDSSIDILKKRAQELIENINESRQKDHALMTNFRDSLRIKVSDLTEKLEERMYQIYNHHNKIIQEKLQEFTQKMAKISHLETELKEVCHTVETVYKDLCGQPEATTLEEEQTHKDSEC, from the exons ATGGAGCGGCAGGGA CGCTGGCCGTGCTCACAGGTGGACATGCCCCAGGTAGAGTGCAAGGACCAGGAGCCACAGCTGTTGGGGGAGAGCCAGGAGCAGCAGCAAGGCGAGGAGAGCCGCGAAGAGGAGGCTGGTCGAGGGTCAGCTAG AAGTCAGGTTTCTAGCCCCTCTATGGCCACCTCCAGTGCCAACCGCCAGCTGATGATGCTGGAAGGGAAGTCGGGACCCTACTTCTCCTCTCTGGACTCGAGCATCGACATCCTGAAGAAGAGGGCCCAGGAGCTGATCGAAAACATCAACGAGAGCAGGCAGAAGGACCATGCCCTCATGACCAACTTCAGAGACAGCCTCAGGATCAAG GTTTCAGACCTAACAGAGAAGCTAGAGGAGAGGATGTATCAGATTTATAATCACCACAACAAGATCATTCAGGAAAAGCTCCAAGAGTTCACCCAAAAAATGGCAAAGATCAGTCACCTGGAAACAGAGCTCAAAGAAGTGTGCCACACCGTGGAGACCGTGTACAAAGACCTGTGCGGCCAGCCTGAG GCTACAACTTTGGAAGAAGAACAGACCCACAAAGACAGCGAATGCTGA
- the SYCE2 gene encoding synaptonemal complex central element protein 2 isoform X3, with translation MERQGVDMPQVECKDQEPQLLGESQEQQQGEESREEEAGRGSARSQVSSPSMATSSANRQLMMLEGKSGPYFSSLDSSIDILKKRAQELIENINESRQKDHALMTNFRDSLRIKVSDLTEKLEERMYQIYNHHNKIIQEKLQEFTQKMAKISHLETELKEVCHTVETVYKDLCGQPEATTLEEEQTHKDSEC, from the exons ATGGAGCGGCAGGGA GTGGACATGCCCCAGGTAGAGTGCAAGGACCAGGAGCCACAGCTGTTGGGGGAGAGCCAGGAGCAGCAGCAAGGCGAGGAGAGCCGCGAAGAGGAGGCTGGTCGAGGGTCAGCTAG AAGTCAGGTTTCTAGCCCCTCTATGGCCACCTCCAGTGCCAACCGCCAGCTGATGATGCTGGAAGGGAAGTCGGGACCCTACTTCTCCTCTCTGGACTCGAGCATCGACATCCTGAAGAAGAGGGCCCAGGAGCTGATCGAAAACATCAACGAGAGCAGGCAGAAGGACCATGCCCTCATGACCAACTTCAGAGACAGCCTCAGGATCAAG GTTTCAGACCTAACAGAGAAGCTAGAGGAGAGGATGTATCAGATTTATAATCACCACAACAAGATCATTCAGGAAAAGCTCCAAGAGTTCACCCAAAAAATGGCAAAGATCAGTCACCTGGAAACAGAGCTCAAAGAAGTGTGCCACACCGTGGAGACCGTGTACAAAGACCTGTGCGGCCAGCCTGAG GCTACAACTTTGGAAGAAGAACAGACCCACAAAGACAGCGAATGCTGA
- the SYCE2 gene encoding synaptonemal complex central element protein 2 isoform X2, with the protein MERQGRWPCSQVDMPQVECKDQEPQLLGESQEQQQGEESREEEAGRGSASQVSSPSMATSSANRQLMMLEGKSGPYFSSLDSSIDILKKRAQELIENINESRQKDHALMTNFRDSLRIKVSDLTEKLEERMYQIYNHHNKIIQEKLQEFTQKMAKISHLETELKEVCHTVETVYKDLCGQPEATTLEEEQTHKDSEC; encoded by the exons ATGGAGCGGCAGGGA CGCTGGCCGTGCTCACAGGTGGACATGCCCCAGGTAGAGTGCAAGGACCAGGAGCCACAGCTGTTGGGGGAGAGCCAGGAGCAGCAGCAAGGCGAGGAGAGCCGCGAAGAGGAGGCTGGTCGAGGGTCAGCTAG TCAGGTTTCTAGCCCCTCTATGGCCACCTCCAGTGCCAACCGCCAGCTGATGATGCTGGAAGGGAAGTCGGGACCCTACTTCTCCTCTCTGGACTCGAGCATCGACATCCTGAAGAAGAGGGCCCAGGAGCTGATCGAAAACATCAACGAGAGCAGGCAGAAGGACCATGCCCTCATGACCAACTTCAGAGACAGCCTCAGGATCAAG GTTTCAGACCTAACAGAGAAGCTAGAGGAGAGGATGTATCAGATTTATAATCACCACAACAAGATCATTCAGGAAAAGCTCCAAGAGTTCACCCAAAAAATGGCAAAGATCAGTCACCTGGAAACAGAGCTCAAAGAAGTGTGCCACACCGTGGAGACCGTGTACAAAGACCTGTGCGGCCAGCCTGAG GCTACAACTTTGGAAGAAGAACAGACCCACAAAGACAGCGAATGCTGA